In Bradyrhizobium sp. WD16, the genomic stretch TTCGATCGCGACCTGCTGGATCGAGCTCGCCGCAATTGCCGGGAAAGTCTCCTCATATTGTCGCCATTCGCCGCCGAGCGTCTCCTTCCAGTCGGTGTTGGCCTTGATGCCGTAGCCGTAGCAGATGTGGACGGCGGTGGCGCAGGGCAGCCCTTCCGCGGCGCGCTCCAGCGCCTTGATGCCCCAATCGCGGACCTCGGCCATGTAGACGTTGAAGGCCGGTTCATCAAACTGGATGAGGTCGACGCCGTCGGCCGCGAGGGCCCGTGCTTCGGTATTGAGCAGTTCGGCGAAAGCGAAGGCCATTTTGACGCGGTCGCCGTAGTGGTGGTCGGCGATGGTGTCGATGATGGTCATCGGCCCGGGCAACGTGAATTTCAACTTGCGGCCGGTATGGGCCCGTGCCGCCCGGGCCTCGAAGGCGTGGACCCGGCCCTTCAGCCGCAGTGGCGCCACGACCTGCGGCACCATCGCCTTATAGCGGTCGGCGCGGATCCCCATCTCGACCTTGTGGGCGAAGTCGATGCCCTCGACCGCCTCGAGGAAGCCGTGGACGAAATGCTGGCGCGCCTGTTCGCCCTCGGTGACGATGTCGATTCCCGCATCTTCCTGAAGCTTGATGGCGAGCAGCGTGGCATCGCGCTTGGCGCTTGCAAGTTCAGCGCCTTGCGCCCGCCACGGCGCCCACAGGCGGTTCGGCTCGGCGAGCCATCCGGGTTTGGGCAGCGATCCGGCGATGGTGGTGGGAAAGAGCATGGCAGGTTCCGGCGTTGGGTCAGCTAGGATCCCGATTTTAACGTTCGTATCCCTTTGTAGCGAGCACTCATCGTTAGAACCAAAGGGACACCAGTATAGTCATAATTCTAGAGCGTTTTCCCGCGAAGTGGATACCGGTTCGCGCGAAGAAAACGCGTCGAAACAAAAAAAAACTAGAGCAGACTCCGATCAAGGTGGATCATATCCGCATGCGGCGAAGTAGTTTGCGCATTGGGCGGGCTTGAAGATGTCGGCGCAGGTTTCGAGGGCGCGCATCAGGGCGGCGACAGTTCGCTCGGCGATTTTGCGCAAATGCGCTTTCAGCTTGGAAAACGCCTTCTCGATCGGGTTCATGTCGGGGCTATAGGGCGGGAGGTAGAGCAGCTCGGCGCCCGCGGCCTCGATCAACTCCTTGACCCGCGGCCCCTTGTGGGCGGACAGATTGTCCATGACGACAACGTCGCCTTTCGTGAGGGTAGGAACGAGGCAGTGTTCCACCCAGTCCTCGAACAGGGCGGCGGTGATCGGACGATCATAGGTCTTCGCCGCCACGAGCCCGCGAAGGCGGATGCCGGCGACGAGCGTGACCGTCTTGTAATGGCCGTGCGGCACGCCGACGCGCAGCCGCCGCCCACGCCGGCAACGCCCGCCTTTGCGCGCCAAATTGGTCGAGGCGCCCGTTTCGTCGATGAAGACGAGCTTCTCGGGATCGAGATCGAGCTGTCGCTCGAACCATTCGAGGCGTTGCTTCAGGACGTCCGGCCGCTGCTGCTCCGAGGCGTGTGCGGTCTTTTTTTAAACGTGACGCCATGACGGTCGAAGAAGCGCCACAGCACGGAACTCGAAAAATGCTCGCCGCAATTCCTGATCAGACGTTCCTGGATCTCCAGCAGGGTGACGTCCGGCGTGCGCCGGATCAGACCCATCAGATAGCCGTGATGGGCTTCGATGCGGCCGGAGCGGCGATCGCCTCCAGTCGGCTTCGGCGACATTTCTCCCGTCGTCTCGAATTGCTTGACCCAGCGCACGGCGCTCGCAATGCTGACTTCGAAACGCTTCGCCGCCGCATTGCGCGACAGCCCGCCCGAGACGACAGCCTCCACCACTCGTTTGCGAAGATCGTCGGAAAGCGCCATTCCAGCCGCCTCCATTCTGCGGCAGGAATCATGAATCAGATGTCAGCCGATTCGGGAATCCTGATTCGATTCACATCGCTCGGAGCCTGCTCTAGTGCGGTGGATCTGACGCTCGTTTCAGTATTGCAGCGAGCTCTTCATACGAGCGTCCGATCCAAAACCGCACTAGAATCATATTGATGCTAGTGTGGCGTCTCGCAATTGCCTATGCCCTTTGCGGCAAGCCCCTGTAGGCAATTGCGAGACATAAGCCACACTAGCTTTTTGATTTTGCTAGTGTCCCGATGTCTCCGAATGACCGTGCGAGGGTGAGGCAAACGAAGCGGTAATTCGGAGACGGGACACTAAGGCCTGTCCTCAATTGAGCCAGATGATAACCGCCGCGAGGTGGATTGCGGCGAGGAAATTTCTGGCGGTTTTGTCGTAGCGGGTAGCGATGGCGCGGTATTGCTTGAGCTTGCAGAAGAAATTCTCGATGAGATGGCGTGCCTTATAGGCGTGCTTGTCGAAATCGCGCTGGAGCTGCCGGTGGCGCCTGGGCGGGATCACGACCGACTTTCCCCGTGCCAGCAACGGGGCAATCACCCGTTCGTCGGCGTCGAAGGCCTTGTCTGCCAATAAGGCGTCGGCCGCCATGTCGGGCAGCAGTGCATCGGCGCCCTCCAGATCATGGGCTTGGCCGGGCGTCAGGATGAAGTCCAGCGGATTGCCCAGGGCATCGACAAGCGCATGGATCTTGGTGCTCAGCCCGCCTTTGCTGCGCCCGATAGCTTGGTTTTCGCCGTCTTTTTTTGTGCGCCGGCACTGTGCTGATGCGCCCGCACGATCGTGCTGTCGATCATCGCGTACTCATTGTCGGCATCGCTCGCCAGCATCTTAAACAGCTTCTTCCACACCCCGCTCTTCGTCCAGCGCGAAAAACGCGTATGTATCTTGATCGGATCGCCGAAGCGTTCGGGCAAATCTCGCCAAGGGATCCCGGCTCGATAGCGGTAGATCACCGCTTCTACAAACAGCCGATTGTCTTTGGCCGTGCCCCCTTGAGGTGGTCCCGGTTGTCTGAACAGATTTTCCGCGTCGATAAGTGGAGGCTCTGCCGGGGTTAGGCCGCCGCGCGGAGCGGAGGAAGATCGAAGTAGGCTTGATCCGGGGTGCGGTCGTCAAGGCTCGAATGCGGGCGGCGGCCATTGTAAAAGTCGAGATACCGACCAATCGAGCTTCGCGCCTCGCCGACGGTCTCATAGGCTCGCAGATAGACCTCCTCGTATTTGACGCTTTTCCACAGCCTCTCAACGAACACGTTGTCCCGCCAAGCTCCTTTGCCGTCCATGCTGATGGCGATGCCGTTATCGGCGAGCACGCCGGTGAAGGCCGCGCCAGTGAACTGCGAGCCCTGGTCGGTGTTGAATATGTCCGGCTTGCCGTGACGCGCGAGAGCATCCTCCAATGTCTCGACACAGAAGGACGCCTCCATCGTAATCGACAATCGCCAGGACAGAACAC encodes the following:
- a CDS encoding IS630 family transposase (programmed frameshift) — protein: MALSDDLRKRVVEAVVSGGLSRNAAAKRFEVSIASAVRWVKQFETTGEMSPKPTGGDRRSGRIEAHHGYLMGLIRRTPDVTLLEIQERLIRNCGEHFSSSVLWRFFDRHGVTFKKKTAHASEQQRPDVLKQRLEWFERQLDLDPEKLVFIDETGASTNLARKGGRCRRGRRLRVGVPHGHYKTVTLVAGIRLRGLVAAKTYDRPITAALFEDWVEHCLVPTLTKGDVVVMDNLSAHKGPRVKELIEAAGAELLYLPPYSPDMNPIEKAFSKLKAHLRKIAERTVAALMRALETCADIFKPAQCANYFAACGYDPP
- a CDS encoding methionine synthase; protein product: MLFPTTIAGSLPKPGWLAEPNRLWAPWRAQGAELASAKRDATLLAIKLQEDAGIDIVTEGEQARQHFVHGFLEAVEGIDFAHKVEMGIRADRYKAMVPQVVAPLRLKGRVHAFEARAARAHTGRKLKFTLPGPMTIIDTIADHHYGDRVKMAFAFAELLNTEARALAADGVDLIQFDEPAFNVYMAEVRDWGIKALERAAEGLPCATAVHICYGYGIKANTDWKETLGGEWRQYEETFPAIAASSIQQVAIECRNSRVPLELLRLLPGKVVQAGVIDVARDTVETAEDVAATIEAVLKFVPADQLIPTTNCGMAPMRRDIAEAKLKALGDGARLARQRLG
- a CDS encoding IS5 family transposase (programmed frameshift), which produces MDAENLFRQPGPPQGGTAKDNRLFVEAVIYRYRAGIPWRDLPERFGDPIKIHTRFSRWTKSGVWKKLFKMLASDADNEYAMIDSTIVRAHQHSAGAQKKTAKNQAIGRSKGGLSTKIHALVDALGNPLDFILTPGQAHDLEGADALLPDMAADALLADKAFDADERVIAPLLARGKSVVIPPRRHRQLQRDFDKHAYKARHLIENFFCKLKQYRAIATRYDKTARNFLAAIHLAAVIIWLN